The following are encoded together in the Vanrija pseudolonga chromosome 7, complete sequence genome:
- the ESF2 gene encoding Pre-rRNA-processing protein ESF2, translating to MPADIKKRKRTEVAEEADVSLELSALAQGAEEEHEDEDEEAADDIDGDEDKDDPPESSSAAAARTKDAAKSKKSKSKSKTPAKGIVFISRVPPGMTPSKIRHLMSRWGEVQRVYAQAKDAATGYNPNHAKEKKQKKHQSANFTEAWVEFEDKSIAKMVAKMLNAQVIGGKKGDRWRDDIWTMRYLSGFKWEMLGEQMAYERQVHQSRLRAEITRAKADQNEYLKNVELARVLKKREEKRAAAPAPAAGEPKPAAVVNEKAKRSYRQRQVADRAHGLEAKGMDSVLGSIFG from the exons ATGCCCGCAGATATCAAGAAGAGGAAGCGCACCGAGGTCGCTGAAGAGGCAGACGTGTCGCTCGAGTTATCAGCCCTGGCGCAGggagccgaggaggagcatgaggacgaggacgaggaggccgccgacgacatcgacggcgacgaagaCAAGGACGACCCGCCGGagagctcgtcggcagccgcTGCTCGCACAAAGGATGCGGCCAAATCGAAAAAGTCGAAATCCAAGTCCAAGACGCCGGCCAAGGGCATCGTCTTCAtctcgcgcgtgccgcccGGCATGACGCCGTCCAAGATCCGCCACCTCATGTCGCGCTGGGGCGAGGTGCAGCGGGTGTACGCGCAGGCCAAGGACG cggcgacgggctaCAACCCCAACCAcgccaaggagaagaagcagaAGAAGCACCAGTCTGCCAACTTTACCGAGGCGTGGGTCGAGTTTGAGGACAAGAGCATCGCCAAGATGGTCGCCAAGATGCTTAATGCGCAAGTGATCGGCGGGAAGAAGGGTGACCG CTGGCGCGACGACATCTGGACGATGCGATACCTGTCTGGCTTCAAGTGGGAGATGCTGGGCGAGCAgatgg CCTACGAGCGCCAGGTGCACCAGTCGCGCCTTCGCGCCGAGATCacgcgcgccaaggccgaccaGAACGAGTACCTCAAgaacgtcgagctcgcgcgcgtgctcaagaagcgcgaggagaagcgcgccgccgcacccgccccggccgccggcgagccaaagcctgccgccgtcgtaAACGAAAAGGCAAAGCGGTCGTACAGGCAGCGCCAGGTCGCGGACcgcgcgcacggcctcgaggcaAAGGGCATGGACAGTGTCCTGGGGAGTATTTTCGGGTAG
- the PYR3 gene encoding Dihydroorotase, which translates to MQRLAAALRLSTPTHIATRRTIMSGPSQITLPSPADFHVHVRQGAMSELVTPHVAQGGIRTAYIMPNLVPPLTKTEAVLAYKKDLERIAPKTEFLMTLYLHPEVTPEEIRKAAKAGISGVKSYPRGVTTNSSSGIEDYGVYYPVFKAMEEEGLVLNLHGEVPSDDEKNISILNAEKHFLEHLRKLAADFPKLRIVLEHVTTSEAVECVKSLPANVAATITAHHLWLTIDTVAPQPHHFCKPLAKEPKDRKALQDAIKSGNPKFFLGSDSAPHPSASKAPSISESGELHACAAGCYTSPYLVPLVATLLESFGALDKLAGYVSEHGRAFYKVPAKAGDELTLRRPATAVKVPARLDGAEGIEVVPFWAGKELGWEIVN; encoded by the exons ATGCAACGactcgctgctgcgcttcGACTCTCAACCCCAACACACATCGCTACCAGACGCACAATCATGTCCGGCCCCTCGCAGATCACCCTCCCCTCGCCTGCCGA CTTTCACGTCCATGTGCGCCAGGGCGCCATGAGCGAGCTCGTCACCCCGCACGTCGCGCAGGGCGGTATCCGCACCGCGTACATCATG CCCAACCTCGTCCCTCCTCTCACCAAGACCGAGGCCGTCCTCGCGTACAAGAAGGACCTGGAGCGCATCGCACCCAAGACCGAGTTCCTCATGACCCTCTACCTCCACCCCGAGGTCACGCCCGAGGAGATccgcaaggccgccaaggccggcatcagcg GCGTCAAGTCGTACCCCCGTGGCGTCACGaccaactcgtcgtcgggtaTCGAAGACTATGGCGTCTACTACCCCGTCTTCAAGGccatggaggaggagggcctcgtcctcaaccTCCACGGTGAGGTACcctcggacgacgagaag AACATCTCCATCCTCAACGCCGAGAAGCActtcctcgagcacctccgcaagctcgcggccgacttCCCTAAGCTTCgcatcgtcctcgagcacgtcacGACCTCCGAGGCTGTCGAGTGCGTCAAGTCGCTCCCCGCCAACGTCGCGGCCACCATCACTGCCCACCACCTGTGGCTCACGATCGACACGGTCgccccccagccccaccacTTCTGCAAGCCCCTCGCCAAGGAGCCCAAGGACCGCAAGGCTCTTCAGGACGCCATCAAGAGCGGCAACCCCAAGTTCTTCCTTGGCTCCGACTCGGCTCCCCACCCCAGCGCCTCCAAGGCCCCCTCAATCTCGGAATCGGGCGAGCTCCACGCGTGCGCTGCCGGCTGCTACACGTCGCCTTACCTCGTTCCCCTTGTCGCTACCCTGCTCGAGTCGTTTGGCGCCCTTGACAAGCTCGCTGGCTACGTTTCCGAGCACGGCCGTGCCTTCTACAAGGTCCCTGCGAAGGCTGGGGACGAGCTCACGCTCCGCCGCCCTGCCACTGCCGTCAAGGTTcctgcgcgcctcgacggtgccgagggcatcgaggTGGTTCCCTTCTGGGCCGGCAAAGAGCTCGGCTGGGAGATTGTCAACTAG
- the SPAC644.13c gene encoding Protein YIP4 codes for MSYAAVPSNDHQIIQADDDDLDDLSFAPKPVTEDPPLAGPSSSSSSASAARAPGLGQSGVSGRIGSTAASERVTGWGGVRIEKRFTGESTLDEPVSATIMRDLRSIYTKLLQVLYPPKGGHSQALRDWDLWGPLVICLSLAITLSIDSPAEQHMQVFSLVISLVTVGSVVVTFNSKLLGGKVSFFQSLCVLGYALGPLLLASIVALVLHKLYVRVPVALVCWVWSVWASMNFFNGTGLPSNRVWLAVYPICLFFFVLAWMIMIQ; via the exons ATGTCGTACGCGGCCGTCCCCTCAAACGACCACCAGATAAT CcaggcagacgacgacgacctcgacgacctgaGCTTCGCCCCGAAGCCAGTCACCGAGgacccgccgctcgccggcccctcgtcgtcgtcgtcttcggcgtcggcggcgcgcgcgcccggcctcggccaGTCGGGCGTGAGCGGCCGTATTGGGTCCACTGCTGCGTCGGAGCGCGTCacgggctggggcggcgtgcgcaTCGAGAAGCGCTTCACGGGCGAgtcgacgctcgacgagcccgtcAGCGCGACTATT atgCGCGACCTCCGCTCCATCTACACCAAGCTGCTGCAGGTGCTGTACCCACCAAAAGGCGGCCACTCGCAGGCTCTCAG GGACTGGGACCTCTGGGGACCCCTCGTCATCTGCCTCTCTCTCGCCATCACCCTGTCCATCGAC TCACCAGCAGAGCAACACATGCAGGTCTTCTCCCTCGTCATCTCGCTCGTCACTGTTGGATCCGTCGTCGTGACCTTCAACTCCAAGTTGTTAGGCGGCAAAGT GTCATTCTTCCAGAGCCTGTGCGTTCTCGGATACGCTCTCGGCCCGCTTCTCCTCGCTTCTATTGTCGCGCTTGTCCTGCACAAGCTATATGTCAGAGTGCCGGTCGCGCTGGTGTGCTGGGTCTGGAGTGTCTGGG CCTCGATGAACTTCTTCAACGGTACGGGACTGCCATCAAACAGAGTCTGGCTTGCAGTCTACCCCATATGtctcttcttcttcgtcctCGCCTGGATGATCATGATCCAAtga
- the TMA22 gene encoding Translation machinery-associated protein 22, translated as MSVAGPSTKPVQAYYCSVCTLPTEYCEFGPSVSKCKTTLEEADKAEFERIWGEGALAARIGTLSVEKNEKIEADAAKAEQKAAKKAAAEAKLKGSTKIIIKREERTKRKVLTHIQGLELFGVDLKKAAKLFASKFATGSSVSKNPQGQDEIVVQGDVGDEVVEMLKQQVGVLKGAPGDQVSRVEAKKKKEPEAEA; from the exons ATGTCCGTCGCTGGCCCCTCGACCAAGCCTGTACAGGCCTACTACTGCTCGGTGTGCACCCTCCCGACCGAGTACTGCGAGTTTGGACCCTCAGTGTCCAAGTGCAAGacgacgctcgaggaggccgacaaggccgagtttgagcgcatctggggcgagg gcgcgctcgctgcccgtATCGGCACGCTCTCGGTCGAGAAGAACGAGAAGATCGAGGcggacgccgccaaggccgagcagaAGGCTGCGAAGAAGGCCGCTGCTGAAGCCAAGCTCAAGGGGTCAACAAAG ATCATCATCAAGCGGGAAGAACGCACCAAGCGCAAGGTGCTCACGCACATCCAGGGCCTCGAGCTCTTCGGAGTCGACCTGAAAAAGGCCGCAAAGCTGTTTGCGTCCAAGTTTGCGACGGGTTCGAGTGTGAGCAAGAACCCGCAGGGACAGGACGAGATTGTGGTGCAGGGCGATGTTGGAGACGAAGTT GTCGAGATGCTCAAGCAGCAGGTCGGAGTGCTCAAGGGTGCACCGGGAGACCAGGtctcgcgcgtcgaggccaagaagaagaaggagcccgaggcggaggcTTGA
- the ISU1 gene encoding Iron sulfur cluster assembly protein 1, mitochondrial: protein MFRNALRAAAPLASSSLARPTLRAAPRAAARVTVAVPQRRSYHEKVIDHYENPRNVGNMNKTDEDVGTGLVGAPACGDVMKLQIRVDGDGKIIDTKFKTFGCGSAIASSSYITEYVKGMTLDEAAQVKNTVIAKELSLPPVKLHCSLLAEDAIKSAIKDYQQKRAKRLAQAQAASAASQPQAQAAHA, encoded by the exons ATGTTCCGCAACGCCCTCCGTGCCGCcgctcccctcgcctcgtcgtccctcGCACGGCCGaccctccgcgccgccccccgcgcaGCGGCTCGCGTCACCGTGGCCGTTCCCCAGCGCCGCTCGTACCACGAGAAGGTCATTGACCACTACGAGAACCCCCGTAATGTCGGAAACATGAACAagaccgacgaggacgtcggaACTGGTCTCGTCGGTGCCCCCGCCTGCGGAGA TGTCATGAAGCTGCAGATtcgtgtcgacggcgacggaaAGATCATTGATACCAAGTTCAAGACGTTTG GCTGCGGCTCCGCCATCGCCTCGTCTTCCTACATCACCGAGTACGTCAAGGGCATGACCCTTGACGAGGCTGCTCAGGTCAAGAACACTGTCATCGCCAAGGAGCTTTCGCTTCCTCCTGTCAAGC TCCActgctcgctcctcgccgaggacgcgatCAAGTCTGCCATCAAGGACTACCAGCAGAAGCGTGCCAAGCGCCTCGCTCAGGCTCAG gccgcgtccgccgcctcgcAACCACAGGCCCAGGCCGCCCACGCCTAA